One Microtus pennsylvanicus isolate mMicPen1 chromosome 3, mMicPen1.hap1, whole genome shotgun sequence DNA window includes the following coding sequences:
- the LOC142847266 gene encoding olfactory receptor 7G2-like, with translation MELKNQTALSEFHLLGLTDNHKLLPLIFTMFLFMYLITALGNLLIIMAISSDSQLHTPMYLFLSILSINDICYSTVTIPKMLVNIQVQDNSISYIECLSQICFVSIFGGMENFLLAVMAYDRYVAICKPLRYTVIMNSFHCVLMVLFSLFLSIMDALLHSLMVLRLSFCTELEIPHFFCELAQIIKLACSDTFLNNFLIFVAAFFFGGGPVCGIIFSYIYIVSSVLRMPTSAGKHRAFSTCASHLSVVSLFYGTGFGVYISSAVTDSLENSAIASMMYSVVPPLLNPFIYSLRNREMKKALGKLAGRIIYLV, from the coding sequence ATGGAACTAAAAAACCAAACAGCACTTTCAGAATTCCATCTGCTTGGACTGACAGACAATCACAAACTTCTGCCCCTCATCTTCACCATGTTCCTCTTCATGTATCTGATCACAGCTCTGGGAAACCTGCTTATCATCATGGCCATCAGCTCTGACTCCCAACTGCACACTCCCATGTACCTTTTCCTCTCTATTCTTTCCATTAATGACATTTGTTATAGTACAGTCACAATCCCCAAAATGCTGGTGAACATTCAAGTACAGGACAACAGCATAAGTTACATAGAATGTCTCTCTCAAATATGCTTTGTTTCAATTTTTGGTGGAATGGAAAATTTTCTACTGGcagtgatggcctatgaccgctatgtggccatttgCAAACCCCTAAGGTACACAGTCATCATGAACTCTTTTCACTGTGTCCTGATGGTTCTATTCTCCCTTTTCCTTAGCATTATGGATGCCCTGCTCCACAGTCTGATGGTCCTGCGGCTTTCCTTTTGCACAGAACTAGAAATCCCCCACTTTTTCTGTGAGCTTGCGCAGATTATCAAGCTTGCCTGTTCGGATACCTTTCTTAATAATTTCCTGATATTTGTTGCAGCTTTTTTCTTTGGGGGTGGTCCTGTCTGTggaattattttttcatatatttacatCGTGTCCTCAGTCTTAAGAATGCCAACTTCTGCAGGAAAGCACAGAGCCTTTTCCACTTGTGCATCACATCTGTCTGTCGTTTCCTTATTCTATGGGACAGGATTTGGTGTGTACATCAGTTCTGCAGTGACAGATTCTCTCGAAAACAGTGCAATAGCTTCCATGATGTATAGTGTAGTTCCTCCATTGCTGAACCCCTTTATCTATAGTCTACGAAACAGGGAAATGAAGAAAGCATTGGGGAAACTTGCTGGTAGAATAATTTATCTTGTGTGA